The window GAGATCAGATTCTTATTGACGGTGGTGGAGTGAATCCGATTCCATGGGATGTTCTGGATGATTGCGACGTAGTTGTTGCTGTAGATGTTCTGGGATATGCAGAATCCGTATCCGGAAACCATCCCAATGCGGTCAAGGCAGTTCTGAACATGTTCGATATAATGCAGAAATCGATTGTTGAAGCCAGAAAGAAATCAGAGAGGCCTGACATTTACATTAAACCTGAAATAAGAAATATCGGGATTCTTGAGTTTAACAGGGCAGAGGAAATATATGCATGTGCTGAAACTGCCTGCAGTGAACTTAGAATGAAACTGATGGAGTTTTACCCGGAAATGGGGTCTGGATAGTTACAATGCTTATTTCTGTGCTATTATGTCAGCTGCGCATACTGCCGGGTTGGTATAATGCGATTTGTTGTTGACCTTTAGAATTCCATATCTGATCGCATTTTCAGGGCACCAGTGAATACACGCGAAACACTCGGCACAGCTGTCTCCGAACGATACATTACTATCATGAACAGTGATGTTATTCACAGGGCATATACGTTCGCAGATTCCGCAGTGCGTACAATCTGATGTAATTCGCTTACGTTCGGTCCCGAAGATTTTTCTGAGCACGAATGAACCGACTAAGCCGTTCACACCAAGCAGTGGCGAGCCGCTTCCTGGTAATGGTACAGAGTGTTTCTTCAGAACCATTGATGAGATATTTTCCACTGTCCGGGGCATTGACTCATGCATTTCCGGCTGCTTCCTGATTGGTGTCTTCAGTGCGATACTATTGTCAGGGAGGACTATTCCGAATCCTGCATTAAGTTTTGCGCCTTTTTCTGAAAGCAGCGTATTCAAGGAATGAAATGCTCTTCCAGGAGTAACACCGTAATGGATAACTGCGAAAACGAAAGCATTCTTTTTAATGGAGAGCTTTTTAGTGAAGTTCCTTACAATATCCGGTATATCCATGTAGTAAGTGGGAGCGATGAAGCCTATGACTTCCGAATCATCCCTGACTTCGGCATCATCAAGATATCTTGCTATTGGTAAAGGCTC is drawn from Candidatus Aegiribacteria sp. and contains these coding sequences:
- a CDS encoding EFR1 family ferrodoxin (N-terminal region resembles flavodoxins. C-terminal ferrodoxin region binds two 4Fe-4S clusters.); the protein is MNLYYFSGTGNSIAIVRELQKHLNDAEPLPIARYLDDAEVRDDSEVIGFIAPTYYMDIPDIVRNFTKKLSIKKNAFVFAVIHYGVTPGRAFHSLNTLLSEKGAKLNAGFGIVLPDNSIALKTPIRKQPEMHESMPRTVENISSMVLKKHSVPLPGSGSPLLGVNGLVGSFVLRKIFGTERKRITSDCTHCGICERICPVNNITVHDSNVSFGDSCAECFACIHWCPENAIRYGILKVNNKSHYTNPAVCAADIIAQK